In a single window of the Acidobacteriota bacterium genome:
- a CDS encoding cytochrome c: MTKWKLTAVMALALTTGLVTACGNQPTPVGSTSAPAGETKKSTLPPQPKAPQTPEPTPTSAPLDPLAEQGKGLYNGEPGRCAGCHGLDGKPTVTFKNIPNFTDAAWQKRESDADLAKILKEGKNLMPKYEGPESDIPALVAYVRALGKSATPEKSKSEPKTKATTTEGDPPAEKVSP, translated from the coding sequence ATGACGAAATGGAAATTAACCGCCGTGATGGCATTGGCCCTGACAACGGGCCTGGTGACTGCTTGTGGAAATCAACCAACTCCGGTGGGAAGCACAAGTGCTCCAGCCGGTGAGACCAAGAAATCAACCCTTCCACCCCAACCCAAGGCCCCGCAAACACCTGAACCAACACCAACTTCTGCCCCGCTCGATCCATTGGCCGAACAAGGGAAAGGACTCTACAACGGTGAACCGGGGCGATGTGCTGGCTGCCACGGATTAGATGGAAAGCCAACCGTTACCTTTAAAAACATTCCGAATTTCACCGATGCGGCCTGGCAAAAGAGAGAATCAGACGCGGACCTGGCCAAGATTCTTAAAGAAGGTAAAAACCTGATGCCCAAATATGAAGGGCCTGAATCTGACATTCCGGCTTTAGTGGCCTATGTGCGTGCGCTTGGAAAGAGTGCCACACCTGAAAAATCGAAGAGTGAGCCAAAAACCAAAGCCACCACGACTGAAGGTGACCCACCAGCAGAGAAAGTGAGTCCATAA
- a CDS encoding anaerobic ribonucleoside-triphosphate reductase: MVDETLSPVSFTSTAAAPGSNEYSPELDLLVRHSDERIVRFDRRRIVTTLIRETGLNPELADKISYEIQAMLSRAGVTKVSSSLIQSLVDARLIEHGLEREFVVHSRLGIPRYELDQIIHQSARAEHTQPLGPEGTSLRLAEAIKREYAILSVFSEPVAKAHLIGDIYIQNLGGVDRPRLLVQSLDSIKRYGITLPQSFANWRPARHPEVLVAHLVKFSAALQGYINGPIEWDAVNYCLAPYVEDLDAKSLKQLAQGLLFELSSPSAARGGQMLTCTLHLDWEVPPYMRDRIAIGPGGESTGRSYRDYSEAAQKLLRAIYEAYLEGDGQKLPFTGAQLVLHIAQHFSESIGYKGLLDTVSQVATGRGGIHIVFDRNDTQSFYRRYGVPLEGALSRAETTEWCTAVFQAVGVNLPRAAYRAGSTNHLAIFEELTRLMDVAAQAHLEKRIFLEKLMALGEQGPLALLAMRRQGNTFLRLTRTTHWLCPIGLNELVWAVTGQQLHESQEAREFGKRVIAHIAAETARLSSRHKTRFLLAECSAEEAPHRLAQLDLQFFPDDSAEFVQGQVQTGDVFYSNGVKLNSKVPLSALERAQLEGFLHNDQLVNATSEIWLGSRPVAASTVAVFISQAFYRSQANGLVFAPEFTACLACGSVSYGLHSQCSSCGSAHVDGIAQAGLSYTRTSSMSESQMIELKNRYRESLRD, from the coding sequence ATGGTGGACGAAACCTTGAGCCCTGTATCATTTACCAGTACTGCCGCAGCCCCTGGGTCCAATGAATACTCCCCGGAATTGGATCTCCTGGTACGTCATTCAGACGAACGCATTGTCCGCTTTGATCGCCGCCGAATTGTGACCACGCTAATTCGCGAAACGGGCCTCAATCCTGAACTGGCAGACAAAATCAGTTATGAAATCCAGGCCATGCTGAGCCGGGCTGGCGTGACCAAAGTCAGTTCGTCCCTGATTCAAAGCCTGGTGGATGCCAGGTTGATTGAACATGGACTGGAACGTGAATTTGTCGTCCATTCACGGTTGGGGATTCCCCGCTACGAACTGGACCAGATTATTCATCAATCAGCACGGGCTGAGCACACCCAACCGCTCGGCCCTGAAGGCACCAGCCTGCGACTCGCCGAAGCCATCAAACGCGAATATGCCATTTTATCGGTTTTTTCCGAGCCAGTGGCGAAAGCCCATTTGATTGGCGATATTTACATTCAGAATTTAGGTGGGGTTGACCGTCCGCGACTGCTGGTTCAATCGCTGGATTCCATCAAACGCTATGGCATTACCCTGCCTCAATCATTTGCCAACTGGCGACCGGCACGCCACCCGGAAGTCCTGGTGGCGCACCTGGTTAAGTTTTCCGCCGCGCTCCAGGGCTACATCAACGGCCCCATCGAGTGGGATGCCGTCAATTACTGTTTGGCACCATATGTTGAGGACCTTGACGCCAAATCATTGAAACAACTGGCTCAGGGACTGCTCTTTGAACTTTCCTCACCATCGGCGGCCCGCGGCGGGCAAATGCTCACCTGTACCCTCCACCTTGATTGGGAAGTGCCGCCTTACATGCGCGACCGGATTGCGATTGGCCCTGGCGGGGAAAGTACCGGGCGTTCGTACCGGGATTATTCGGAAGCCGCCCAAAAGCTCTTGCGCGCGATTTATGAAGCCTACCTCGAAGGCGACGGCCAAAAATTGCCATTCACCGGCGCGCAACTGGTGCTTCATATTGCCCAGCATTTCTCGGAAAGTATTGGATATAAAGGATTACTTGACACAGTGAGTCAGGTGGCAACCGGTCGCGGCGGCATTCACATTGTGTTTGATCGCAATGACACCCAGAGTTTTTATCGTCGGTATGGCGTGCCGCTCGAAGGAGCCCTCAGTCGAGCCGAAACCACCGAATGGTGCACCGCGGTCTTTCAGGCTGTCGGAGTCAATCTGCCCCGAGCAGCCTATCGCGCCGGATCCACCAACCACCTCGCTATTTTCGAAGAATTAACCCGATTGATGGATGTCGCCGCGCAGGCCCATCTCGAAAAACGGATTTTCCTTGAGAAATTGATGGCGCTTGGCGAGCAAGGACCACTGGCGCTCCTGGCGATGCGTCGTCAGGGCAATACATTTTTGCGGTTGACCCGAACAACTCACTGGCTGTGTCCAATTGGGTTAAATGAACTGGTCTGGGCGGTCACCGGGCAACAGCTCCACGAATCACAAGAGGCCCGCGAGTTCGGAAAACGAGTCATTGCCCACATTGCCGCCGAAACCGCGCGCCTGTCGTCACGGCATAAAACCCGCTTCTTGCTGGCTGAATGCTCCGCCGAGGAAGCTCCTCATCGCCTGGCACAACTTGACCTGCAATTTTTCCCGGATGATTCAGCCGAGTTTGTCCAGGGACAGGTCCAAACAGGCGATGTGTTTTATTCCAACGGTGTGAAGCTGAATTCCAAAGTACCGCTTTCAGCGCTTGAAAGAGCCCAACTTGAAGGCTTTTTACACAACGATCAACTGGTCAATGCCACGAGCGAAATCTGGCTTGGCAGTAGACCAGTGGCCGCCAGTACCGTCGCCGTTTTTATCTCACAGGCATTTTATCGTTCGCAGGCCAATGGTCTGGTCTTTGCCCCGGAATTTACGGCGTGTCTTGCCTGTGGTTCGGTAAGCTACGGATTGCACTCGCAATGCTCCAGTTGCGGTTCAGCCCACGTTGATGGCATCGCCCAGGCCGGCCTTTCTTATACTCGAACGTCCAGCATGTCAGAAAGCCAGATGATTGAATTGAAGAATCGCTACCGGGAGAGTCTCAGAGATTAA
- the cyaB gene encoding class IV adenylate cyclase encodes MNLETEVKVRGQNPEETLARLAEQGFAITIVQPRHFEDNWLLDTATSDLRAKRSALRIRLAEGKTIVTYKGLPPAELLQEKLKVREELEVVVDDAELMVKIFERLGFRSFFRYQKYRTSYEIESASLGISLIATFDETPLGFFLELEGQADAVRATIASLGFTPEHLSTDSYIALQSAHCTARGLPLQDMVFALSEGVK; translated from the coding sequence ATGAACCTTGAAACCGAAGTCAAAGTCCGCGGACAAAACCCGGAAGAAACACTCGCCCGGCTGGCTGAGCAAGGATTTGCAATCACCATCGTTCAACCCCGCCATTTTGAAGACAACTGGCTTTTGGATACCGCAACCTCGGATCTGCGCGCCAAACGTTCGGCACTAAGAATCCGGCTGGCGGAAGGCAAGACTATTGTCACCTATAAGGGCTTGCCACCAGCAGAGTTGCTTCAGGAAAAGTTAAAGGTGCGGGAAGAACTTGAAGTCGTGGTTGATGATGCAGAATTGATGGTCAAGATTTTTGAACGGCTTGGATTCCGATCCTTCTTTCGGTACCAGAAATATCGAACGTCCTACGAAATCGAATCAGCGTCACTGGGAATTTCGCTGATTGCCACCTTTGATGAAACGCCGCTTGGTTTTTTTCTGGAGCTTGAAGGACAGGCCGATGCGGTTCGCGCCACAATTGCCAGCCTTGGCTTTACACCGGAACACCTTTCAACGGACAGCTACATTGCCCTGCAAAGCGCCCATTGCACAGCACGAGGATTGCCTCTGCAGGATATGGTTTTTGCTCTGAGTGAAGGAGTGAAATAG
- a CDS encoding SDR family oxidoreductase has protein sequence MDRTITLITGGTGGLGQAVTQAFLQRGDRVIVTWSSERGRDELLQLTQGQSVDLTLIPADVTDEPSVKELFSTIERDFQRLDNAVHLVGGFAGGPPIAETSLETFDKMVVMNFKSAFLIVRASAAMMQPQKSGHIVTVASRSAVQVAPGIGVYAASKAALVALTQALALELGPVGINANVVLPGTIDTPANRTAMPDANFAAWTKPETIAQTILTLCSPAMTGVNGVAIPIS, from the coding sequence ATGGATCGAACCATCACGTTGATCACTGGTGGCACCGGTGGACTTGGTCAGGCAGTCACTCAGGCTTTTTTGCAGCGCGGAGACCGTGTGATTGTGACCTGGAGTTCTGAGCGTGGCCGCGATGAATTGCTCCAACTCACTCAAGGTCAATCCGTTGACCTCACTCTGATCCCTGCCGATGTGACGGATGAACCCTCTGTCAAAGAACTGTTTTCAACGATTGAGCGTGATTTTCAGCGGCTGGATAACGCTGTTCATCTTGTTGGAGGCTTCGCTGGCGGGCCGCCAATTGCTGAAACTTCACTTGAAACCTTTGACAAAATGGTGGTGATGAACTTCAAGTCGGCCTTTTTGATTGTGCGGGCGAGTGCCGCCATGATGCAACCCCAGAAATCAGGCCACATTGTCACGGTTGCCTCGCGGAGTGCCGTCCAGGTTGCCCCAGGAATAGGCGTGTATGCTGCTTCGAAAGCCGCTTTGGTTGCCCTGACTCAGGCTTTGGCTCTGGAACTTGGCCCAGTTGGAATCAATGCGAATGTGGTTTTGCCTGGAACGATTGATACTCCGGCGAACCGCACCGCTATGCCGGATGCCAATTTCGCTGCCTGGACCAAACCCGAAACGATTGCCCAAACCATCCTTACCCTCTGCAGCCCGGCCATGACTGGCGTCAACGGGGTTGCAATCCCAATCAGTTAG
- a CDS encoding diaminopimelate epimerase, translated as MHFTKFHGQGNDFLLLEAADFSGAAASVEAQVTLVQAMCNRHYGAGADGLITLERDLTGAADFRMQLWNADGSRAEMSGNGVRCAAAYAYFTDQWTAPVMRIATDAGIKTIQHQGRKGKEFQLEVDIGVPRLQAEEIPVLLDLPSPLVEIPIQAGNREICATLTSMGNPHCSLFVETLDFAEVLELGPQLERHPLFPARTNVEFIQVISPDRLRVLFWERGAGHTLSSGTGSCASSVAAMLCGKAHRSVTVETEAGELQIRWPENGSVVLTGPACFVYQGEFEP; from the coding sequence ATGCACTTCACCAAATTTCACGGACAAGGAAATGATTTTCTCTTGCTGGAAGCCGCCGATTTTTCGGGCGCGGCGGCTTCGGTAGAGGCACAGGTCACACTGGTTCAGGCCATGTGCAACCGGCACTACGGCGCCGGGGCAGATGGGTTGATTACTCTGGAACGCGACCTCACCGGTGCCGCTGATTTCAGAATGCAGTTATGGAATGCAGATGGCAGTCGTGCTGAGATGTCGGGCAACGGCGTGAGATGCGCGGCAGCCTATGCGTACTTTACCGACCAGTGGACAGCACCGGTCATGCGGATTGCAACCGATGCCGGTATCAAAACCATCCAGCATCAGGGGCGCAAAGGAAAAGAATTCCAGTTGGAAGTGGATATTGGCGTTCCCCGATTGCAAGCGGAGGAAATCCCGGTTTTACTTGATTTGCCATCGCCGCTGGTTGAGATTCCAATTCAAGCAGGCAATCGGGAAATTTGTGCCACACTCACCTCAATGGGCAATCCGCATTGCTCGTTGTTTGTTGAAACCCTTGATTTCGCGGAAGTTTTGGAGCTTGGGCCACAACTGGAACGTCACCCGCTCTTTCCAGCTCGAACCAATGTTGAATTTATCCAGGTGATCTCACCTGACCGCCTGCGGGTTTTGTTTTGGGAACGCGGTGCCGGCCACACGCTTTCATCCGGCACTGGCTCTTGTGCATCATCAGTCGCGGCGATGCTGTGCGGCAAAGCTCACCGGAGCGTCACGGTTGAAACCGAAGCCGGGGAATTGCAGATTCGCTGGCCGGAAAACGGCTCGGTCGTGTTAACTGGGCCTGCTTGCTTTGTTTATCAAGGGGAGTTCGAACCTTAA
- the ychF gene encoding redox-regulated ATPase YchF, with protein sequence MKVGIVGFAGSGKTTIFNALTGLRAEVGGYGGKDKANLGIIKVPDARIEALAEIYHPKKKTLAEISFIDVAGPEATEEKSNTGLDSKIVNNMREVEALVHVIRAFDNPALGQTPDPVRDIVNFDSELILADLIIVENRLNRMKKEKVNPNEKALFEQCKEALESEKPLRSIEFGEEDLHLLSGFRFLSQKPLLLLLNVSEGDIAAGTPESVQTVATERGLTVITMCGLAEMDIAELAPEEQADFLQALGIAEPARDRFIRAAYGMLDLISFLTAGEDECRAWTIRRGTKAQRAAGKIHSDIERGFIRAEVVAFDDFMHYKTEAKCKEAGKLRLEGKEYLVQDGDIMHFRFNVS encoded by the coding sequence ATGAAAGTTGGAATCGTAGGCTTCGCTGGATCCGGCAAAACCACTATCTTCAATGCTCTGACAGGATTACGAGCTGAAGTTGGTGGGTATGGCGGAAAAGACAAAGCCAATTTAGGCATTATTAAGGTGCCAGATGCCCGCATTGAGGCGCTGGCAGAGATTTATCACCCCAAGAAGAAAACCCTGGCGGAAATTTCCTTCATTGACGTGGCTGGCCCCGAAGCCACTGAAGAAAAAAGCAATACCGGGCTGGATTCAAAGATCGTCAACAATATGCGCGAAGTCGAAGCCCTGGTGCATGTTATCCGCGCCTTTGACAATCCGGCCCTTGGTCAGACTCCAGATCCAGTCCGCGATATTGTCAATTTTGATTCGGAATTGATCCTGGCGGATTTGATCATCGTCGAAAACCGCCTCAACCGGATGAAAAAAGAAAAGGTCAATCCGAACGAAAAGGCACTGTTTGAGCAGTGCAAGGAAGCCCTCGAATCCGAAAAACCTCTTCGCAGCATTGAATTTGGCGAAGAAGACCTGCATCTGCTGTCAGGGTTTCGGTTTCTGTCCCAAAAACCCCTGTTGCTCTTACTCAATGTCAGCGAAGGCGATATTGCAGCCGGGACACCGGAATCGGTTCAAACGGTGGCCACCGAACGCGGGCTGACTGTGATCACCATGTGCGGACTGGCCGAAATGGACATTGCGGAACTGGCGCCGGAAGAACAGGCTGACTTTTTACAGGCCCTCGGCATTGCGGAACCCGCCCGTGATCGGTTTATCCGTGCGGCGTATGGAATGCTCGACTTGATCAGCTTCCTCACGGCTGGCGAAGATGAGTGCCGCGCCTGGACCATCCGCCGGGGAACCAAAGCTCAGCGCGCCGCCGGGAAAATCCACTCTGACATTGAGCGGGGTTTTATTCGGGCTGAAGTGGTTGCCTTTGATGACTTTATGCACTACAAAACCGAAGCCAAATGTAAAGAAGCCGGGAAACTCCGCCTCGAAGGCAAAGAGTATCTGGTGCAGGATGGCGACATCATGCATTTTCGATTTAATGTATCCTAA
- a CDS encoding glycosyltransferase family 2 protein: MSFSPLLSLVIPAYNEACRIGQTLHTVAEYLQVQPFVSEVIVVDDGSLDETAQIVRDFIPVFEQSNLTLQLVTNPGGNRGKGFTVRHGFLKAQGEIVLFSDADLSTPISETPKLIQPIADGQYDVTFGSRALPGSLVGRHQPWLRETAGRTFNLVMQQLVGLPFADTQCGFKAFRRQLLRPVFEQQQIFGFGFDVEVLYLANKRRARLCEIPVIWNDVDGSKVSLLRGAKAFSDLLVIRYRDARGRYQFETDEPDPAGCENGEKSVA, translated from the coding sequence ATGTCGTTTTCGCCGCTTTTGAGTTTAGTGATCCCAGCCTACAACGAAGCCTGCCGGATTGGGCAGACCTTGCACACCGTGGCTGAGTATTTACAGGTTCAGCCCTTTGTGAGTGAAGTGATTGTCGTTGATGATGGGTCTCTTGATGAAACGGCGCAGATTGTGCGTGATTTCATCCCCGTCTTTGAACAATCCAACCTGACCTTACAGCTTGTGACCAACCCTGGTGGCAATCGTGGAAAAGGCTTCACGGTCCGTCACGGTTTTTTGAAGGCTCAGGGCGAGATTGTGCTCTTTTCTGATGCCGATCTGTCAACCCCCATTTCTGAAACACCGAAACTGATTCAGCCGATTGCCGATGGCCAGTATGACGTGACGTTTGGCTCGCGGGCATTGCCCGGGTCACTGGTTGGACGTCATCAACCGTGGCTGCGGGAAACTGCCGGGCGAACCTTTAATCTGGTCATGCAACAACTGGTTGGACTTCCGTTTGCTGATACCCAGTGCGGGTTCAAGGCGTTCCGACGGCAATTGCTCCGCCCGGTCTTTGAACAGCAACAAATTTTCGGGTTTGGGTTTGATGTTGAAGTTTTGTATCTGGCCAATAAACGCCGGGCAAGACTCTGTGAAATTCCAGTCATTTGGAACGACGTTGATGGCTCAAAGGTCAGCCTCTTGCGCGGGGCCAAAGCTTTTAGTGATTTGTTGGTGATTCGCTATCGCGATGCGCGTGGACGGTACCAGTTCGAAACTGATGAACCTGATCCTGCCGGGTGTGAAAATGGCGAAAAATCAGTTGCCTGA
- a CDS encoding M67 family metallopeptidase: MPQKTVKITDHVYQLILQLALREYPRECCALLGGISGLFSSWYPLQNIADCPERQYAAPPEALFQAMRQMRERNETELGIFHSHPSSAAYPSQTDIELAFYPDATYFILAVHPSPLLRAFHIVHECVEPIEIQIRAAP, encoded by the coding sequence ATGCCCCAAAAGACGGTAAAAATTACAGATCACGTCTATCAACTTATCCTTCAACTGGCCCTTCGTGAATATCCACGCGAATGTTGTGCCCTGCTCGGGGGCATATCAGGGCTGTTTTCGAGCTGGTATCCGCTCCAGAACATCGCTGACTGTCCAGAGCGTCAGTACGCCGCCCCACCCGAAGCGTTATTTCAGGCCATGCGTCAAATGCGGGAACGCAACGAGACCGAACTGGGGATTTTTCACTCGCATCCATCATCGGCAGCCTATCCTTCGCAAACAGATATTGAACTCGCCTTTTATCCTGACGCAACTTACTTTATTCTAGCGGTTCACCCTTCCCCATTACTGCGCGCCTTTCATATCGTGCACGAATGTGTTGAACCTATCGAAATCCAAATCCGTGCCGCTCCTTGA
- a CDS encoding purine-nucleoside phosphorylase — MTTLYEKALEAAQFLSLQVDRTPDALVILGSGLGIFADALEGAKHVAYHAVPHFPVSTVEGHRGQFAIGYCGDALLLVMQGRFHYYEGYDLDLVTLPIRVAKLMGIQRMVVTNSAGGLNADFQPGDLMLIEDHINGLGANPLRGHNDSRFGHRFPDMTNAYDPLYRKIATEESEKMGMRLQSGVYIALSGPCFETPAEIRMFQRLGVDAAGMSTVPEVIVARHMGMRVLGMSCISNLAAGTTGEPLNHEEVLETGLLVSKKFTELLQRTIPRLCQEG, encoded by the coding sequence ATGACCACTCTGTATGAGAAGGCCCTGGAGGCCGCCCAGTTTTTGTCCCTGCAAGTTGATCGAACACCTGATGCACTTGTCATTTTAGGTTCTGGCTTAGGAATTTTTGCCGATGCCCTCGAAGGCGCGAAACACGTTGCGTACCATGCAGTTCCACACTTTCCGGTTTCAACGGTTGAAGGCCACCGTGGTCAGTTTGCGATTGGATATTGTGGTGATGCCTTGTTACTGGTGATGCAGGGTCGCTTTCACTACTATGAAGGCTATGACCTGGATTTGGTGACGTTGCCAATTCGGGTCGCCAAACTGATGGGCATTCAGCGGATGGTCGTCACCAACTCGGCTGGTGGATTAAACGCCGATTTTCAACCCGGCGATTTGATGCTCATCGAAGACCATATCAACGGCCTGGGTGCCAACCCGTTGCGCGGGCACAACGATTCCCGGTTTGGTCATCGCTTTCCGGATATGACCAATGCCTATGACCCGCTGTATCGAAAAATTGCCACTGAAGAATCAGAAAAAATGGGGATGCGGCTTCAAAGCGGGGTCTATATTGCTCTCAGCGGACCGTGTTTTGAAACTCCGGCGGAAATCCGCATGTTTCAACGACTTGGCGTAGATGCTGCTGGGATGTCAACGGTGCCGGAAGTCATTGTTGCCCGGCATATGGGAATGCGGGTGCTGGGAATGTCGTGTATTTCCAATCTGGCGGCGGGAACCACCGGGGAACCACTCAATCACGAGGAAGTCCTTGAAACCGGTCTGCTGGTCAGCAAGAAGTTTACTGAATTGTTGCAGCGAACCATCCCCCGGCTTTGTCAGGAAGGATAG
- a CDS encoding twin-arginine translocase TatA/TatE family subunit, with amino-acid sequence MFGSLGTTELLLILAIVVILFGAKKIPDLASGIGSGIRNFKKALNDDPEKDAQGGAPKPEAK; translated from the coding sequence ATGTTTGGTTCTCTTGGAACGACTGAATTGCTGCTGATTTTGGCGATTGTGGTGATCTTGTTTGGCGCAAAGAAAATCCCTGATCTGGCGTCCGGAATTGGTTCCGGAATTCGCAATTTCAAAAAAGCGCTCAATGATGACCCCGAAAAAGATGCCCAGGGCGGGGCGCCCAAACCCGAAGCCAAGTAG
- a CDS encoding DUF4404 family protein, translating into MEPQQLQDLLRQLHSELGTVKSVDDATRELLQNLQADIEDVMDRSLSSQEQRYPKLSQRLQNTLVELESHHPTTTSVIGQIAHILSQMGI; encoded by the coding sequence ATGGAACCACAACAACTTCAAGATTTACTGCGTCAGCTTCACAGCGAGCTTGGAACAGTCAAAAGCGTTGACGATGCCACCCGCGAACTGCTCCAAAACCTGCAAGCCGACATCGAAGACGTAATGGATCGGTCACTGAGCAGTCAGGAGCAACGGTACCCAAAACTTTCACAACGCCTTCAAAACACACTGGTTGAACTCGAAAGCCATCATCCAACAACAACATCCGTCATCGGTCAAATTGCCCACATTTTGAGCCAGATGGGGATTTAG
- the lepB gene encoding signal peptidase I, giving the protein MPEVDRTIEEPMTSPTSVTSPAGSESGVSQPEPSTQPVNPVLKAIRRVIHFFFGLPENPPPPHVKTIYREYAESIVVTIVMAMFGITFVVRSVNVPTGSMENTIHAGDFLLVNKFIFGPDEGNLTTSKTPINFNLDAILPHRPIRRGDIIVFKYPPDPTQNYVKRVIGLPGETIEIRGKRILINKQELPELQTLVEQDPNDKGRLIEQATEPNPAARYKVFYESEFAYELDRQVFAVGQPYKIPENCYFAMGDNRDNSLDSRVWGPVPRNNIIGRPLFAYASAIPSEDKDGNPQVTLGDLAKNPRWYRAGTVIK; this is encoded by the coding sequence ATGCCAGAAGTTGATCGAACAATCGAAGAACCAATGACTTCACCGACTTCAGTCACCTCGCCTGCGGGTTCAGAATCCGGGGTATCTCAACCTGAACCATCCACCCAACCGGTGAACCCTGTTCTGAAAGCCATCCGTAGAGTCATCCATTTTTTCTTCGGCTTGCCGGAAAACCCACCGCCCCCTCACGTCAAAACGATCTATCGTGAATATGCTGAATCAATTGTGGTCACAATTGTGATGGCAATGTTTGGGATCACATTTGTGGTGCGGTCGGTGAACGTTCCTACCGGGTCAATGGAAAACACAATCCACGCTGGTGATTTTTTACTGGTGAACAAATTCATTTTCGGACCGGACGAAGGCAACCTGACCACCTCGAAAACCCCAATCAATTTCAACCTGGATGCAATCCTTCCCCATCGGCCAATCCGACGAGGGGACATCATTGTTTTTAAATATCCACCGGATCCAACCCAAAATTATGTCAAACGGGTGATTGGCCTGCCGGGTGAAACGATTGAGATTCGAGGCAAACGCATCCTGATCAACAAACAGGAGCTTCCGGAATTGCAGACGCTGGTTGAGCAAGACCCAAATGACAAGGGCCGGCTCATCGAGCAGGCCACGGAACCCAACCCGGCAGCCCGCTACAAAGTCTTTTATGAAAGTGAGTTTGCCTATGAACTTGACCGGCAGGTCTTTGCCGTGGGCCAACCCTACAAGATTCCGGAAAATTGCTACTTCGCCATGGGCGACAACCGGGACAACAGCCTTGATAGCCGGGTCTGGGGACCTGTCCCAAGGAACAACATCATCGGTCGGCCACTGTTTGCCTATGCTTCGGCCATTCCCAGCGAAGATAAAGATGGCAATCCACAGGTCACACTGGGCGATCTGGCCAAAAACCCTCGCTGGTACCGGGCAGGAACCGTCATTAAGTGA
- a CDS encoding sugar kinase, translated as MSLLVVGSVAFDYIKTPFGEQDNILAGAATYFSIAASFFTDVHVVGVVGDDFTPEHETIFTSRGIDLSHLERKTGGKSFRWGGEYGFDFNTRTTLFTELNVFADFQPKLSPQLCETPNLFLGNIHPDLQFDVRQQSQARLVAMDTMNFWISGTNESLLRTLKGIDLLMINDEEARQLAETSNIIRAAHKIMDMGPKRLIIKRGEYGAALFGEDSYFAIPGYPQLEVNDPTGAGDSFAGGVMGYLAATEATIDDDEALRRAMIYGSVMASYTIEAFGTERLQTLTHQEINDRFREFKYITHFEEKAHAF; from the coding sequence ATGTCACTTCTCGTCGTTGGTAGCGTAGCGTTTGACTACATCAAAACACCTTTTGGTGAACAGGATAATATTCTCGCTGGGGCTGCGACTTACTTTTCAATCGCAGCTTCTTTTTTTACTGACGTGCACGTGGTTGGCGTGGTTGGGGATGACTTCACCCCTGAACACGAAACCATTTTTACCTCACGAGGGATTGATTTATCGCACCTGGAACGCAAAACCGGGGGCAAATCATTCCGGTGGGGTGGCGAATATGGGTTTGATTTCAATACCCGGACCACGCTTTTTACTGAACTCAACGTGTTTGCTGATTTTCAGCCGAAGCTTTCACCCCAGTTGTGCGAAACCCCAAATTTGTTCCTGGGGAACATCCATCCGGATTTGCAATTCGATGTCAGACAACAAAGCCAGGCCAGGCTGGTGGCCATGGACACGATGAATTTCTGGATTTCAGGCACGAATGAAAGCCTTTTGCGCACCCTGAAAGGCATTGATTTGTTGATGATCAATGATGAAGAGGCGCGCCAACTGGCTGAAACTTCAAACATTATCCGTGCTGCCCACAAAATTATGGATATGGGGCCCAAGCGCCTGATTATCAAGCGCGGCGAATATGGTGCGGCACTCTTTGGTGAAGATAGCTATTTTGCGATTCCCGGCTATCCGCAACTTGAAGTCAATGACCCAACCGGTGCCGGTGATTCCTTCGCTGGAGGCGTGATGGGATATCTGGCCGCAACCGAAGCCACGATTGATGATGACGAAGCTCTTCGCCGGGCCATGATTTACGGTTCGGTGATGGCGTCCTACACCATCGAAGCCTTTGGAACGGAGCGACTTCAGACCCTGACGCATCAGGAAATCAACGACCGCTTCCGCGAGTTCAAATACATCACCCACTTTGAAGAAAAGGCTCATGCGTTTTAG